The Oenanthe melanoleuca isolate GR-GAL-2019-014 chromosome 12, OMel1.0, whole genome shotgun sequence DNA window AGCAAAGACCAGACATGTTTAgctctttctctctgctctttatcagctctttctctctgtcccaATTTGCAATTTTAAAGTAGACTTCCACAAGATTGCTCAAGATTTTTCATCTCCACATACACTGTAAACTCTGTTCCAATCCCATAGTGTATTAGGCACAGCAGTGGTACCTATAAGAGTAATTGAAGCTGTATGGGGGGAGTTATATTCTTATCCAATCATGTAACACAAATCCCTGAGGTTTTATCAGTTTTTCAGCAAGACCCACTGAAGCCAAGAGCAACTTGCTCCAATTAAAAACCCTCCCAAGGAGCTGGTGCTTCCACAGGACTCTACTGTGGCCCCTACTACCaagtgctgggcacagctgcctgtTCAGGTGCTTTCTGACCCCATGTCTTCCCACGACCAGCAAATGGAAATTCCAATTCTTTGCacatttaataataatttccctctttccttcagttttccttcagttttcagCTTCCTGTTCATTTTTATGCAGTTTCTCTGGTTGCACTTCTTAGCCATAACCCATAACCTCTTACATCTCCATCCTATTTGAGCCTCATTTACCATCACCTGGTTGAATGACAGTGTTGTTTATACAGGGGTGGATCAGCTATACCAGGGTTCCCCTGCCTTGGCCATGCCTGTTGTGAACCTGGCAGACAACCAAgcctcagccttccctgcaTTCAGCCTACCaaattctgcagctctgcacagcctccTTTTTCCAGCTGCCACATTAACAGAGCGGAGTAAATGAGGTTTGGCCTATGCAGCATCTTATACATTTCAAGTGCCTTGCTTTAAAAATCCACCCATTGTTCATTGCTCGGGATTTGGGGAAATCACAGCAGAAGGATCATGGTGATTCATGCCAAGCCATGCAGGAAGTAGCAACAGTATTGATAGTACTTTATTCACATTTACAAATGAAAGACTAAATGTGTATGTTATTGATTTCCCCATTCAGTGCAAGATGCTCTTCAAAGTCACTCCAGCTTGGTGCTGAAAGCTTTGACAGATAAAAGCCAAAtggagcaggcactgctggagatGGAGAGGAGACTTGCAGCCGTAAGTgaagaaattaatcttttattCTGAATCCTCATTCTGAATTTCTCCTGCTTCTTCAAAATACAGACTGAATATTAAATTGCCTTGAAATGGTGGATTATAAAGCAGACTGCTCCTGTTATAATGAAAGGGGAAAGATATATTAAAATGCTAATTCTAGGCCAGATACTGACAGAGGCTTACCCAAGCACTAGCTAACAGTGCTGTAGCTCTGATGAAGCCCTGGTCAGTAAGAGAAGCCAACAGTGCCTTGATGTGGCAGGCTGTGATGGAACACTCACTGCTTCCTCACCTGACACATGCCTTTGCTGGAGAAGATGGTGCAGTGCATGCCTGTGAGGGGAGAGCGCCTTGCAGAAGTGCAGCACCTTGTCCCTTCagccaggtgtgtcccagggagaggaaaaaagacagaaaaagaaaacaagtggATTTGAGAGACACAAGAATGACCTGTCAGAGACCTCCTGATCAGGGCTGGTTTCTCCAaaggccctgctgcaggaattgctTTTGGCAAGGATGTGTCACACCAGTGCATGAGAAGGCAGTGCTCCTAGGAGAGAGGGTACACAGAGGGTTAGGGGATTGTTCCAATCCCAAACGTCTCACCTTTGTGGGACAGTTTGAGGATATCTATTACACAGGAAGGTACAAATTGCTAAATTATGGGTCAATACCAAACTGACACACTTTAAAACTTTCTTGCTATTGTGcctttttgtgcattttttacttcttctgctctgctttctgatTCCCCAGAAAGATGCAGAGATTTTGGATATGAAATCCAGTatccagcagctgaagcaggGTCAGGAgtcactgccagcccagctgtaTGACCAGTTCCTGAAAACGTGTAAAGAACTTGGCTTCCTGAACCTGTGTAATaccacagctgagcagcacacaCTTGTGTCTAGTGCCAGCCTGCCCCCTACCACGACAGATAAGTCTGCCCAGActtcccctgggctgtgccagcactgtgTCCTGAGTGAGGAGTACCCACACAGGCCATGCTGCCCAGGCAAGGGAGCttgcagctgctcaggctggTCTCACTGCGTGAAGCAGCAACATGGAGACTCCCCTGGAAGGAACCAGGTCACTGAAGATGGCACATCTAAAGGTGATCAAAACCCAGCCTCAGGTGAGAAAGCCAGTCCCATTGCTACAGCAGCCTGTGGCAGAGCAAGCACCCTTTTGCAGGAGGTGAAATGTAGCTTGgagacacagagctgtgttccCCATCTTTGcatgtgccaggctggcagacaCTTTCTGGGGAGCAGTCAGAAGAAACACTCTCCTGTACCACTGGAAATGCCTCTACCAACCCCATTGAGGAAGGCGTTCAGGAGAAGCACTCGAGGGTTTAAACCCCTGACAccatcacagcagcagcagcctcaagTTTGCCACCATTCTGCACAGAAGACTACACCTGGGAGAAAACATAGCAACTGGTCCACAGACCACAAGGTGGACAAGGCAGCTGTagggaacaaaacaaaactgagtcCAGGAAGGATGTCCTGGAAAAAAGCAACAGGGAGAAAGACAACGTACTTCACTAAGAGGAAAGGTGAATGCTCTGGATGTCCTGAGAGTGGGCTGAAGCAGAGGAAGGCAAATGGGATTATTGAGTTGGAAAGCTCCAGAAAAAATTCCCTTCCCAGATACTTGGTTGATCTGAATTCAGAAAACTCTGACCCGGTTTTTGCAGCTCCCCATCAGCAGATCCTCAGCAGTGTTCAGCTGGGGCTTACAAAGAACTTCCCACCAGTGCCACGCTCTGATAAAAGCCTGCAACAACTtgcaagcagaaaaaagagaagtcTTGAAACTAAAAAAACAATGAATGTTTCCAGTGTGAAAAGGTGTCTCTTGGATTCCTCGCCGGAGGAGGATGTACTTTCCCTGTGTAGCACAACAGGTGTAAAGCAAATGAGCTGCTTCAGCCTCCAAAGCTCCTCAAGCTCCAAGAAACCACATCCTGTCAATCTGCTCATTCAGCAGAACACAGCCTGTTGCTCTTTACTGTTTGATTGTGATTCTTCTGATTGAAGAGATTTGTTTCATGTTTGGAGCCCTTAGTGCAGGATGACCATttcagttgcagtttattaG harbors:
- the IHO1 gene encoding interactor of HORMAD1 protein 1 gives rise to the protein MNFNVWNIKEMLSTPTALGPNKFSMRSSTASDYSSLSDSQLLFGSQFCPENVQSAAALLELGTQPGQQNSQDSETSIFTKYQTKPQLFDEEMREKGSLNFGVGRMKSVLENFEVNKNKIKEKYDREVLNSFISSTKDRFQELQVSLEKFEEKFDSKLKSSLVCQENFSKTLQDALQSHSSLVLKALTDKSQMEQALLEMERRLAAKDAEILDMKSSIQQLKQGQESLPAQLYDQFLKTCKELGFLNLCNTTAEQHTLVSSASLPPTTTDKSAQTSPGLCQHCVLSEEYPHRPCCPGKGACSCSGWSHCVKQQHGDSPGRNQVTEDGTSKGDQNPASGEKASPIATAACGRASTLLQEVKCSLETQSCVPHLCMCQAGRHFLGSSQKKHSPVPLEMPLPTPLRKAFRRSTRGFKPLTPSQQQQPQVCHHSAQKTTPGRKHSNWSTDHKVDKAAVGNKTKLSPGRMSWKKATGRKTTYFTKRKGECSGCPESGLKQRKANGIIELESSRKNSLPRYLVDLNSENSDPVFAAPHQQILSSVQLGLTKNFPPVPRSDKSLQQLASRKKRSLETKKTMNVSSVKRCLLDSSPEEDVLSLCSTTGVKQMSCFSLQSSSSSKKPHPVNLLIQQNTACCSLLFDCDSSD